A window of Pedobacter lusitanus contains these coding sequences:
- a CDS encoding peptidase domain-containing ABC transporter has translation MLKFYKYPFQKQLDLMDCGPACLKMISEYYKINTSISELRELCNTSRLGSNIGDIMYGAEQIGFKALVFKTTIDYLKNNHPFPCIIHWRKNHYVVLYKIKDGKYTIGDPAYGFATLSEKEFIDGWSDNGEKGIALFVEPDLESTYTTEAVNGKSVLQQFADFLRPHAKQIGVLLLVIVIASFISLLIPRTIEYMTDKGVEKKDIGIIWKVLLFQFVLFGSLTFTNYIRSLIQAKLSTKLSIGIISDFLVKLLMLPISFFDSKNHADIYQRIDDHSRIETFLSTKLVSFIFSVSLLIVYILQIFWFDKYIVLSFLLFTVLSFVWFFLFMDRRKRLDYRRFGLAIEERHYLNDLISGMTEIKLNNAQAGRVGSWQELQHKLYDFKLSNLKLSQLQQNGINTVNQLKSIFITFLCSYWVINGTITFGVMLSIGYIVGQLTIPLQEIMNFFHDYQDAKTSFERLNEIQLKTNENDQGKISFPGKLNRGFDIHNLSFKYSGIHNPYVLRGINLFIPKGGITAIVGTSGSGKTTLMKLLLSFYQPQDGSILIDDVNLKAINTDELRSQCGVVMQDGYVYSSSIAQNIAMDDKNVDLDRVYQALRIACLDDFVDSLPQKHNTALGSTGVDLSGGQKQRLFIARAVYKNPQIIFFDEATNSLDSNNERAIMDNLERFFIGKTVLVIAHRLSTVKNAAQIVVLEKGEIVEVGSHAELTRNRGKYYELVKNQLELGQ, from the coding sequence ATGCTGAAATTTTACAAGTATCCCTTTCAGAAACAATTAGACCTGATGGACTGTGGTCCGGCTTGTTTAAAAATGATTTCTGAATATTATAAAATAAATACCAGTATATCAGAATTAAGAGAACTGTGTAATACATCCCGTCTGGGCAGTAACATAGGGGATATTATGTACGGTGCTGAACAAATAGGGTTTAAGGCTCTGGTGTTCAAAACCACTATAGACTATCTCAAAAATAATCATCCGTTTCCATGTATTATTCACTGGAGAAAAAATCACTATGTTGTTTTGTATAAGATTAAGGATGGCAAATATACGATAGGGGATCCGGCCTATGGTTTTGCTACTTTATCTGAGAAAGAATTTATTGATGGATGGTCAGATAATGGCGAAAAAGGGATTGCATTATTTGTTGAGCCTGACCTGGAAAGTACTTATACGACCGAAGCTGTAAATGGCAAAAGTGTATTGCAGCAATTTGCAGATTTTCTGAGACCACATGCAAAGCAAATCGGTGTTCTTTTGCTGGTTATTGTGATTGCCAGTTTTATTTCTCTGCTTATCCCCAGAACTATTGAATACATGACAGATAAGGGAGTAGAGAAAAAAGATATAGGTATTATATGGAAAGTACTGTTATTCCAGTTTGTATTGTTCGGAAGTTTAACTTTCACCAATTATATCAGGAGTTTAATTCAGGCAAAGCTGAGTACCAAATTAAGTATAGGTATTATATCTGATTTTCTGGTAAAACTACTGATGCTGCCAATCTCATTTTTTGATTCAAAGAATCATGCAGATATTTATCAGCGAATAGATGATCACTCCAGAATTGAAACATTCTTATCCACCAAACTGGTATCTTTTATCTTTTCCGTATCACTTCTGATCGTGTACATCTTACAGATCTTCTGGTTTGATAAATACATTGTATTAAGCTTTTTATTATTTACCGTTTTATCATTTGTGTGGTTTTTTCTGTTTATGGACAGAAGAAAAAGACTGGATTACCGCAGATTCGGACTGGCTATCGAAGAAAGACATTATCTGAACGATTTGATTTCAGGAATGACTGAGATTAAACTGAATAATGCTCAGGCAGGCAGGGTAGGGAGCTGGCAGGAACTGCAGCATAAACTGTATGATTTTAAATTAAGTAATCTGAAGCTTTCTCAGCTTCAGCAAAATGGTATAAATACCGTTAACCAGCTTAAAAGTATTTTTATAACTTTTCTTTGTTCCTATTGGGTAATTAACGGAACTATCACCTTTGGTGTTATGCTTAGTATAGGCTATATCGTTGGTCAGCTAACTATACCGCTGCAGGAGATTATGAATTTTTTTCACGATTATCAGGATGCAAAAACTTCTTTCGAGCGGTTAAATGAGATACAGTTAAAGACCAATGAGAATGACCAGGGGAAAATCAGCTTTCCGGGTAAATTAAACAGAGGCTTTGACATACATAATCTTTCTTTTAAATACTCGGGGATTCATAATCCCTATGTACTTCGCGGAATCAATCTCTTTATTCCAAAGGGTGGCATTACTGCAATAGTGGGAACAAGTGGCAGTGGCAAAACGACTTTAATGAAATTATTGTTGTCATTTTATCAGCCTCAGGATGGAAGTATCTTAATTGATGACGTCAATTTGAAAGCGATTAATACTGATGAACTAAGGAGTCAGTGCGGGGTGGTTATGCAGGATGGATATGTCTATAGTTCCTCGATTGCTCAGAATATAGCCATGGACGATAAGAATGTTGATCTTGACAGGGTTTATCAGGCACTTAGAATTGCTTGTCTTGATGATTTTGTTGATTCACTTCCGCAAAAGCATAATACTGCACTGGGCAGTACCGGAGTTGATTTGAGTGGTGGACAGAAACAGCGTTTGTTTATTGCAAGAGCAGTTTATAAAAACCCTCAGATTATCTTTTTTGATGAGGCGACAAATTCTCTGGATTCAAATAATGAGCGGGCAATAATGGATAATCTGGAACGGTTTTTTATCGGTAAAACTGTTCTGGTTATTGCGCACAGACTGAGCACAGTTAAAAATGCAGCTCAGATTGTGGTATTGGAAAAGGGAGAGATCGTGGAAGTTGGTTCTCATGCCGAACTTACGCGGAACAGAGGAAAATATTATGAACTGGTAAAGAATCAGCTGGAGCTTGGGCAATAA
- a CDS encoding helix-turn-helix domain-containing protein, producing MDTGRIFLFFFSALGVFNGLILSGYFLFFTGKKQLSNLFFGALLLAMSLRIGKSIMVSFNHSLPKIYLQIGLTACFFIGPFLYYFLKTTNNQATSLPKSSRWSIAMLFAVVLIPGILFPYQTYPKLWNNYFVQIIYAEWFVYLVASGFVIKGLLKNCFHKEYKLKTAEIWILTVFGGSVLIFMFFQLALWNASFSLYLNGAIAFSFSLYLAIFTLLYRKRNKDLFASGQDKYPNKKVKDDEANILLPRLEKIMIEKELYKNPDLKLNDLSKDITISSHQLSQLLNDNLGKNFTTYVNEFRINEACRIMTSDNRLTLESIGYEVGFNSKSTFFATFKKLTGTTPAAYQQKKNVIHSTDL from the coding sequence ATGGATACCGGTAGAATATTTTTGTTTTTTTTTAGTGCTTTGGGTGTGTTTAACGGGCTCATTTTAAGTGGCTATTTTTTATTTTTCACCGGGAAAAAACAATTGTCAAATCTGTTTTTTGGCGCATTGCTTTTAGCGATGAGTCTGCGAATTGGTAAATCCATAATGGTATCCTTTAATCATTCATTGCCTAAAATTTACCTGCAGATAGGTCTTACTGCCTGCTTTTTTATAGGTCCTTTTCTCTATTATTTTTTAAAGACAACCAATAATCAGGCAACTTCCTTACCGAAGTCTTCCAGGTGGAGTATAGCGATGTTGTTTGCTGTAGTTTTAATTCCCGGAATTTTATTTCCTTATCAAACTTATCCAAAGCTCTGGAACAATTATTTTGTACAGATTATTTATGCCGAGTGGTTCGTTTATCTGGTCGCATCAGGTTTTGTAATAAAGGGTTTACTGAAGAACTGCTTTCATAAAGAGTATAAGCTGAAAACAGCAGAAATATGGATTCTTACCGTCTTTGGTGGTTCTGTTCTGATCTTTATGTTTTTTCAGCTGGCTTTGTGGAATGCTTCATTTTCGTTATACCTCAATGGAGCGATAGCTTTCTCTTTTAGTTTATACCTGGCCATATTTACACTTTTGTACAGAAAAAGAAATAAAGACTTATTTGCTTCAGGACAGGATAAATATCCTAATAAGAAAGTTAAGGATGATGAGGCTAATATCTTACTTCCCCGATTGGAGAAGATCATGATAGAAAAAGAATTATACAAAAATCCGGATCTTAAATTAAATGATCTGTCAAAAGATATTACTATTTCCAGTCATCAGTTATCACAGTTGCTTAATGATAACCTGGGTAAAAATTTCACCACCTATGTGAATGAATTCAGAATCAATGAAGCCTGCAGAATAATGACTTCAGATAACCGGCTGACATTAGAATCTATAGGTTATGAGGTCGGGTTTAATTCTAAATCTACTTTTTTCGCTACTTTTAAAAAGCTTACCGGAACAACTCCGGCTGCATATCAGCAGAAAAAGAACGTTATCCATAGTACGGATTTATAA